One Channa argus isolate prfri chromosome 17, Channa argus male v1.0, whole genome shotgun sequence genomic window, gggagctggctgggtgAAATCTACATAATATCTGGGTCAACTAACTAGGGCATTTGCATTCTTACATGCAGGAATAATATCTGGATAAACTCAGGATTACTGTCCACATCCAAAAGGGTCAATAACAACAATGAGATACGTTTGCTGTGATGCTACTCTACAACTCTACCTCTGGTCAGGATGGATCAGTGGTTCAGTGCTGCAGTTTGGGCTAGAGTCAGGTTGGtgactgttgctgctgctgttttgtgttgGCGATACAGTCACTGCAGAAGGAGCAGGAGTCACTGatggtgaggaaaaaaaatcaacacagCAGTAAGACACAACTACTGCAGGTGTTTTTTAAGGTCTAAAGTAAAAAAGGTATTTCTGCCATATAtaataaagagacaaaatacGATTATAGAAAAAAGTTACCAGAATTTTCTCCATTCCTGTTAGGAATAACTTTCTagagatggaaaaataaaaaaagttatgaaCACAGGAAAAACATGCCGTTAATTTGATTTCGTTTGCTTTACTTTTGGCTTTTACCTTCTCTGCTGTGTCTGAACGTCTTGTTCTTTTCATGATCTCCTCCAGACGCTGGtgattagaaaaacaaaaaaagagcttgtagTTACACTGTACATTTGAAACAATTATAGAATATAACATGAGCGTGCGTCACCTTTTTTCTCTCAAGGCGCTCAGCCTCTTctttctggaagtgtttctctctctccttcctaagtcgctctgcctcctctctctgccgagactcctcttcctctttctaaagcacaaacacacaggtctACTGGGTTTGCTTGGAAGGGTTTGGTAAGTTTATTctttagtttaaatttaaaaaaatgtttaagtgaAGACTTTCTCTGACCTGTTTTTGAAGACtttctgcctcctctctctccttttgaagtttctcttcctctgcctttctctcctcctcctctttccttctcctctcctccaacTGCTGCTGaatctcctcctccctcttcgCTCGCTCCTCTGCCTTTCTGCGAGCCATCTCTTCCTTTGCTAACCTGTCCAGACAGGCAAAAGATTCAAAGTCAAGtatgaaaacatacacaaatCTTCTGCATCATCCATCCACCTACACTCTTTCCAGAtctcacacatattcacacagaCAAAGGCAGTGTACCTCGACTGCTCCTCCTGCAGCCtccgctcctcctcctctctctccctttgctCGCGGGCCAGCCGCCTTTTCTCAGTCAGGATGCGACTTGCTTCCTCTGGATCAGTTGTACCAGCTGAGGGCCTCTGGCCTGGAGGACTACTTACACTCTCTAAAAGACATCATAAAAGGGGATTCTAACCCACGGTTTTTattagcaaataaaaacttaaccTAAACTTTAACCAACCAGGCTAGATGTGAGCTGTTGTTTGGAAACTCACCGCTGGCTGCTGGTGGTGTTGTTAGCGTCTGCTCGGCTGAGGTCTTGTTCTGACCCAGCGGCTGAGGTCGAGGTTTAAGAGGACTAAGAACCTGCGCCTTCTCTTCCTGTTGGATTCTGGTGGGCGTTGGTGGTCGGGGGCTCTGAGGTGTAATCCTTACAGGACGAATGTTTCCGGGGTCTTCTGCCCCCGGAGACTTAAGCAGCTTCGGCGTGGGGGGACGTCCTGCTGGCTTCTGGGGAGACCTGTTTGCCGGAGGAAGAGAAGCATTTAgtaacaaattacaaatttaaagcaaatatgCCATATCATTATTTATACATCTCTCTACTCCCAGTTATCCACAACATCGCTCTACAACTCTGTACACACTTCATTTTGGGGCTAACATGGGCACTATTCTCCTACCTGCCAGGGGAGGGTGCTGTAAACTTGATGTTCCTCTTGCCTGGAGAAGAGGAGCGTTTGTTGGGGGGCAAACTCAGAATGGGAGCCAGTGGGAGTGATAGGTTGCTCCATGACTTCCTGACATTATCAGGATCCTTCTGCAATTGGTGCCGGGGATTACAGAGAAAACAATACATCATTCAAAACGAGCAGAAATTTTCCACTTAATCAGGACTCAGGTAGGACAGCACTGTCACTGCAATCGCTGCTAACAAAAAAGTCCTTGGCAACAGACAAGTAATCAGCTGCTCTACTGACATCAGCAGAAGATGATCAGTAACAGGATTAGACTCTGACAGGATTCCTCTGGCCTTGCATAGCCTATGGATAAAAGCCCTATCCgttgacaaaattaaaaatttacattttgtatgcCCTCACATCACTGAGCTCACTGGTACTATGTTGGATGGTACTGGTACACTATGCATCAATCTGTTTGGATACAGTAATTCTTATGGGATGTGTCTGTGGGTCAGTGTTTAGGATACAGTACATAAGATAATGTTCTAAAACCTTAATGGCTTAAGCTTTGACACACACGTGTGTGATCTTATATATTGTGATTATTCTGggacatcaaaataaaagacaagaaaaagttTTCTAAAagtaacatgaaaacaaaccaataaaaaaaaaaaaacaggatgaaaTAAAGTAGTACCGAAAGCTGAAACTGCACATTCAGCTAGATATTTAATACCAGcactgaaaaaaaggaaacatcagTCTTGAGatattcattaaaacaaaaggtGCATGTTTAACCTTGGTGGTTCCTGTGGTCCTCCTGCGTGGGACATTGGAGGAGGACGAGCCTGTCTCCCGGCTGAGGCTCCTCTCCTGGCTGCGGCAGTAAGGAATCGGCTGGCCCTGCAGGGTCTTGAAGGACATGGAACCCATGGggtggcaagacactgagcgaGGACAAACAGGCATGGCTACTGTGATGTACGAGGTGGGAGGTTGGCGTGTTTTGAGGAGGGTATAGATCAGGACAGTTTGAGGATTTGTGGGACACCAGTAAGGATTTGATAAGTTGGAGCATGGAGCAAAAGATAATGCAGGAGAGGAAGAAATATAAAGGATGTGAgatgaattaaaaagaaaggcCATGGGTTTGGGAAGACCAATAGAAAAGTGTGAGGAATGAATGTTTggtaaaaacagaagaagaaaaagaaagcattaGTGCTACTGACTGGAGAACTGCCGTTATCATAATGCAACCATCACTTGGGCACTATGTGTTAAGGGAGTTAATTAATGGCACACTTTTAATTGGGCCGGTTATTTGTGTTAaaggttaaagaaaataaacacttaaacCATTAACGTCTGTGGAATGCTGTTATGTAAAGTACAAATTATACAACCATGTTCGTTTCACTTTTTTGCATTAATAGTTTGAGGTGTGTGGACAGAATTGGTGCATTTCCTCCTGTGCAAAAGGTCCCAAGTGTTGGAAGAATTTCTACTCTAAAAAAAGTTACTATTAGCAAAAATGTTGGACCCGGCACCACACACAAGAATTGAGCATcagtaaaagacaaagaaaacacatgcaagaGGTGCATCTTCATAAAGCATTGCACTCTAGACAATACTAtagtgtacaaaaaaaaaaaaaaattagtttctATAGCAACAatagaggaaaagagggaaTACTTCCTGAACAGCTTACcggtgagtgtgagtgtgtgtgtgtttgagagaaagagagagagagctttgaCCGCCTGATACAGGCTGGTGAAGGGCTCTTCAGATGTGTAATGCTTTAAGTCTGGGCAAATCTGATTAGCATCTGAAACACTTTTGgtcaagagagaaaagaaatagcCAAAATACTTTAAGCGCTCTGTGCTGCTAGTGTGATGTCTTTTCATGAACATTCAATGTGTCCCTCAATATGGACCATTAATGGCAGTAGATAGCTGTAAGAGCAACACATGCTTTTTACCCATTTGTTCTCCAGACAGACTCATGGCACTGCAACTTCGGGCCAGGTAGGAGTGCGTCGGCTGCTGCAGGCGGTTCACAATATTGCTCTCCCATGGTGTCAGTGGAAGACGGCGTAGCCCTGAACACATGCATGTGACATTTGAGATTTGATGACTAAAACTATTAACTGCCCACAGATTAGACTAAGCAATCATTCAAAGCAGATTATAAACAATTTATAATTACAGTGTGTTACCCATGCCTTCTCTCCACTGCACATGGTGTAGGTGAGAGCTAGAGTGAAGTTGTAACCATGCACCTACACCTGTATGCAGCAGACTGTTAATTATGAGGAGTAACAAACAGCCTGAAGTGAAGGGCAAACACAGGGAGGAGAGCATTACGGCAAACAGTGCAAAATAAAAGACCTAAACagtattaaaatgtgtctttatgaAGCTTGCTTCAAGAGCCtgatttgcaaaaaacaaaacaaaacaaagaaacgaagaaagagacacaggagTTCATTCAGCAAAACATCCAGCATTACTCGCTCTGATAATGAAGCAAAGTGGAAGGTTGCAGGTTTTAGTGTGGATGGCAAAGATACGACTGGGCTGGAAACTGTACAGACACTCTGATTCTCAGTCAGGATAAAAGTAGCATACAGTGttcccacaaaaacaaaaagattatCCTAGAAAGGATTAGAAAAAGGGGTCAGGCTAgagggggaaaaataaaaaacaatcttgATCCGTCTAATGAAACACACATAAGtgcaaaaacatgcatgcatgcagaTAGACTGTATGTTAGACTGCAGACATATGATTTGATATTTCTACTGTAATATTGTGGATCACATCAGTCTCTAATAGTGCCAGTATTTAAACTATTCTAataatccatttaaaatgtatcagACTCTTAAATCCCTTTAGACATTTacagatatacagtatgaatGCATGAAAATGTGATTGGACTGCATAGCTATAGCTACACATTCATCATCATTCATCTGTTATGTTTTTCAATGAGACAATACACTGTATAGTCATGATTTCTGAACGGTTTCCAGCCCATTATCTTTTTGCTTTGCAGCACAGTGTGTAGCAATAATTATGCAATCTTCAAAAGATTCCCAGAAGAcacctgtgtttttgtggtggGTGGTCTTTCCCTGGTGTAGGAGGGGTTTGGACTGAGCTTTGCTAATGACAGGAGAGGAGGCTGTTCTCATCTGTAAACCTGTCAGCAGTAATGGACAAAATATACTAAAcattagtttgacattttgggattTTTGCTTTCCTACAGAGACTTCGATGAGAGGTTTTGTCTCCCTTAAGTATGAAGCTATGGCCAACACCTTATTTTATAATTAAGGAAACGTGGGTAAACAGCTTTGTCCAACAGTAACAAACAACTGTAAAGCTCACATATTAGCACACTGTATCTTGTTAGTTGATACTATGCAAAAAcccaaatataaaaattattaatgtgcatttacactCTATGCTCGTTGCATATGAACTTGAGGGATTCCTTGTATACAGCTATGAAATATCCTTAAACATACCTTTTCACACATcaacaattttactttttttgacaggtaaaaaaaagtttaaaagtgcTTATATGTGACCTGTAACCTTTGATCTTACGTTAATACAAAATTAAgttaaacaattttaacaatTATAAGTGTTGGTGTATAACTTTCATTTCATTACCTCGGTCCGGTGAGTGTAGGAGTGTGGCAGAGGAGGACGAGAGGCGCTTGGTAATGACAGGGTCTGCATGTTTGGATAAATTCATCGTGGACACTGACCTCCTGTCAGTATCTACAAAGAAGAATCATGATAAAAGCAAATTAATTACTGAGGTGATTAACTTCAtgacagaaagaggagaaagagaccTGTAGACAACAGGAAATGTGAAGTAGATGTCACGCCATATTAACTGTTGGGGGAGGTGGGTGCAATCTTGTGAAATTTCTGCATATGAGATGGAGGCTGTGTTTTGACTCAGCATTGTCACAGTAAATCAGTGCCCCTGCCATAGTAGGTCAGCAGGGTACGGTAGGGtctcttttcttcatcttcatctcttATCCATGAAATTTGaacaatataaacaaatttTAAGTCTAACATTGATCATAAAATGGTGCCTGCATCCCTCAGCAGTTAACGGGACATGGCATAACTTCACACCGAAGAGTTATTCTAGTCTATAAGCTCTGGTTACATCAGattagatattaaaaaaactgtggcaaaaaaTGTTTCTACAGGGAAAAATATTAGACCATGGATTAGTACCAAATGGGTCTTATGTCATCTAAAAATGAAGCTAAAATGATGGGAATGAACAATCCTAGAATGTAACTTCAGGTCACAAACTGAATTGCTACATCCAAATAAGACAACAACTACTAATCATGCCATTCACATTGGCCTACATTTACACTAACTCCAGTGTGTTTAAACAACGCTGTCCAGTTACAGAGCTAAAGCCATCAGTCTAACAGCAGCCTGCTAAGTGACACAGTGCAATAATATTCACAATGAGAGGTCATTCCATATCTGCTGCAGAGACTGAAAGCACTCTGCATGTGCTCCAGTCCAGCAAGGTCGAGTGGACAGAGGAAAGCCGACTCGACAAAACCTGGACCAAAAAGGGAAAGGACAATGgtagagaaacaaaaagcagagaGGAGGTAGCGGGAGATCCCAgagagaaggtggaggagagagagagagaaaacaagtgAGGGAGCGGTTGAGTgttggaaaaagagagagagagagacacagagagaggaaggacaGGGTGTGAGTCAGCAGTAACATCAGAAGGCAGCAGATCTGAAAAGTTCAAATATAAACCTTCCAAAACAATACTGACACGCAGAGGCAGGTAGATGCATTTACACAAGAGATAGACTGTAGGACAATCAGGAGGATGAGACCTGACAGCACTGATACAGGAGGAAAAGTGTCTTCACAATACTAAGAATCGGCAAGTTTCTGTGTCACACGACACCGTAAAGACTGTTTCAGTGTCAGACTTCATGTAGGTTCTGTGTGCACTTCTGCGATGTGTCAGAGTATACCAGCGGGTGTGCTAGGAGTGTTCGTGTGCAGTGCCCCTCCCCACGACCAGCGGTTGGGCTTCTGTCTGGTTTTCTGGCTCTTCTCAAACGTCCGATGCATCactgcctcatgacgagcctttagtcacaaaaaacaacaacggCAGCATCGTCATAGATTCAGCattgggggagaaaaaaaaaaaaaacactggaacaACATTTGCACTAAATGCACACTTTATTATGTTATGCTTATTCTGTAGCCATGAATAAGTATGTTTTGCGTGCAAAATCTAAATACTGATTACCAGTCGGCGTGGTTTCTTTATTTCCGTCtatatttttaaagcttcaaTAAATCCCTAAATCAGAGATTCAAAACAGCCTGTAAGAATTCTTTTTGTgacatgcaaacaaaagagACTAAATCCACATTTCCCTATTGTCTGTCAAAGGGAGTCAGCTTTCGGGggttgtcccttcaggggtcaccacagcacaGTATGTTCTGCACAGTAATTTGGCATGAGtatttacaccggatgcccttcctgccgcaatcctcccattttatccgggaccagcaccaaggtgatCCTTGGTGGCTGGGATGGGCCATcttgtggggtgggattcgaacccacagccttctgtatcccaaccaaATGCTCTACCAATGAGCCACCAGGCATAAAAACTCATCATAATGAGAGAGGAGTTAGCAGGAGAATTCCAACTCCACTGCACTCAAGAGGGAAAAAGCATATCAAAGGTTTACCAGCCTGTCGGCTCTTGGTTTTTATTACcaataataaaactaatgttCATGCTCGGATCTTGTGGTGAcagatgtgtatgtgtacaCTTGTCAGTACCTTgtcctcttcctgtttctgcctaCGTTTCTCCTCCACAGCAGCCcgtctcttctcctcctttatTCTCTGCTCTTCcaactttctcttcctctcctccaggTGCTTCTCATAGTGCTGCCTGGCTCTCTCCTCACGTGCCTGCCACTGGGCCTCTTTGATAGCTGAGgcatagtacacacacacacacacacacacgcttaatGATGTGATGCATTAGTGTGCTCACATGTGCTTACATGTTAAGAAATACGAACCATAATCAAAAAGGGCGTAAAATCTtattcaaaaacacacaaacttatAGCAGCAGTGTGATGGGTCAGCTATGGATTATGTGACTCTAGGCTTGAGCCCTCAACACAAAGCCCCTTAGCTGGTGCAAGAGGTATGACAACTGCACAAtattataaacacaaacacagttcagaaaaataaataaacaaataaaaaaaataggaacACAAACAGGTCATGACTCCCTAAAACCCATCTGTTACAGCCTGTCACTGAGAGAGTCCTAGAaaacacgcacagacacacacttctaAAACCTGCCACACGGCCTGACCCATTATGTAACATGGGTGCTATAGCAACAGGGGGTGCCTGGCTTCAACCTAGACTTTATgtaacaaccaaaaaaaaaacaaaaacaaaaaaaatatagcaTTTTACCACAGCTGCCAACCATAGTCAGTCATGACATGTTTGGGGAAAGATAAAACAAGTCGCAGGATGCAGGACGCCCCCTCACACAGTAACATACTCTCTACTCTCtgtcacacatacaaaataCCCACCgttctgtttttcttgttcCTCCCGGCGCTCACGGGCCAACCTCTGCCTCTCGTCAATCTTGTTGAAGAGCAATGACTCTGCGGCACAAAGTgattaaagaaagtaaaaccaAGGCTTTgttatattgatttttttttttaaatttccctttgtGCAAATGTGACTTACCTGTTTTGGTGGCAGCATTGTTAGTGGGGCTGATGCTGGTGGTGGTGCGACTAGGAGTGGGCGTGGGGATGGGGGTAGGGGTCAGGGTGGGTGTGTAAGTTTGTCCAGAGCCAGAGGAGCTGGGGCGATTGGCTGAAGACGCCCTTCCATCCTCGGATTTGTACTGTGAGAGGGACGCTGggaagaaagacaaacaagaagTGTCAATACCTAATTACTTTGTGAAACAGACGAGACGAGAAAGTacaagagaaacagacagagagaaaaacacagacaattgAAACTGGAAAACAACATGAGTTATATCAATGAAAGATGATTAAAACAACCTACAACCTGACAGTCTGCAAActaaattttagaaatgttacaagtctacaaaacatttctgctgcactgcaggttcccaagagcacagtggaCTCCATTATTCTCAAGTGGCAGATGTTTGTCACAACAAGGACTCTTCCAGTGCTGCTCACCCGGACAAACAGAGCAATCGCAGGAGAAGGGGCTTACTAAGAGAGGTAACCAAGAACCCTATGGTCATTTTGACGGAGCTCCAGAGATGGGACAAAGTGTGGAGATGAGACAAAGTTTCTGAAGGACCACCATCAATGCAGCCCGATCTGGGTTTTATGGCAGAGTGCCTATAACTTTGAAACTTACTGAACAACTTTGGAGAGAATTGAAAATGGTGGTCAGttcccatccaacctgactgaacttcagaggatttgcaaaggagaatgacagaaaattcCCCAGTCCAGGTGTGCAAGGCATGTTGCATCACACCCAAAAGACAcaaggctgtaattgctgccaaaggtgcatACACTGAGCAAAGGGTTTGAATACTAGTACAtgtgatttcagtttttctatttaataaggaaaaaacaaattacatctATATAAATTTATAGACATCTGTTAAATTCTGTGTTacctttgtcattatgggatacTGAGTGTAGATaagtgaagaaaaatgtttttaaacaactgtagcATCAGGATGCAAcataataaaatggaaaaaagtgaaaaggggTCTggatactttctgaatgcactgtatactGTGTTCCCTGTATTCTCAAGCCTTCCCAGTGCGCTGTAGCTTTTGCTCTCAGCGATGTGTTACGTTATTGATTAATAGCACTATAAGGTTAAGTGGAGGCACTTTCAGGTCAACCTCCTGGATACAGTGCTTAACACTGGGCCCTAAGCAGAAACAGATGAGCCAGTTTCAAATGTGATAATAACAATATACATGTCTCTGAGGTCAGGAATCCAAGAACAAACATAATTATGGTAGCAAATATGATACAAACTAATAAGATAATTTGTGTCTTACAACTTAAACTTAGGAAGTTTCATTTAAAGTATGCTGATATGCTCAGCAACTCTTCTGTGTGACTGTGGAGGAGTGAGACACTAGAGTCTCCATAGAGACAGTTCGTCCCAGAAAACTGCTGACCAATTTTATTCAGTTCCCCTAACGAAAACTAAATGAACTAACTAAAAAAGATGGACTTTACGTGAAACAGCACAAGTCACACACCCTGTTGTACATGCctctttcactcacacacacacacacacacacaaccttgcttttctgtttatctgttcACTTGAAAGACATGTTGGCTTGGTAGAATAATTAATGATGCCAGCAGAAGAGGAGCAAAGTACACATCTCCTACTCAGGACTATGATCGgactttacactttaataaatCAAACTCAAGTGCCTTTTCAATTTTAATCTGACAGGTTTAAATTTGCACAACATCTTTAAAAGATATTCAGCTACATCTTAAAGAATTTTGCATTTGACTCATTGCAATATTAAGATAATAGGCTTATAAGATAATGGTATTTACAGTATGATCCTGAGGACCACTGCATTCAGCCATATGTGTGACACAcgtatatattatattaaactaAATTCCAGCTAATTAATTCCAgacaaataaattataaatattcaaTTTTTACCAAAAGATAATGATCTTGAACCACACATTGCTCATCTTACTAAGAAATACAAACAGCATGTTTACTATGtgtgaatgaaaaagaaaaccctTGGGTATTTGCCTCAGCACAGAGATGACTTTATGGACTTTTGAGCGTCcgtacaaagaaaacaaaatgtgaaggcATAATGATTTTCActtatttctgcattttgtgGCATGTGCTTTTAGTGCAACCACACTGAGGTTTTTTTACAGGCTAGACGAAGACATGAAGTCATAGCTGCAGCGGTACTGCATGGCACACAATCTGTGGGACTTCTACAAAAGGTGTGTAAAGTCTACACTACCTCAGATGAACTGGTCTTGATACTGGTTTTATTATGGCTTTTGTTAGAATAGGAAGGCTTGGCTGGGCCAGGTTACAATAATGTCTAGTCTGTGTATTCCCTTCCCTAAAATGATTTTCTTCAAACAAAAGACTGGCTCATTGAGAGAGGATCAAATATTTAACCAGGCTATTATGAATGGCTCTAGAATACAATACCAACATAAACGAGGTGGGATGAACTCTGAATGATAGTTCATGTGCCCATAAATTTGAATAACATTCTCAAAATAAGGAgaactttttgtgtttgtcaggtAACTTCTGGAAAGTGATGAAGTGGACAGAGGCAGAATCTCATTACTTAATTTGACAACAACACTTCACTGAAAAGATCTGCAGAGACTCAGCCACACAATTGAAAAAACGTTGCCTTCCATCATAAAGTCTAGCACAGAAACAATGATGCCGAAGAGaacaagaaagagagacacataACAGGTCAAGAGAAAGACAACATGTCTCTACTAGAATTGTCTATACTgtataaaacacattaacatgtaTATAGTACATTTAGTGTTGAAATGTaatggggcagctgtagctcagttggtaaggcaatcgTCCAGGCAACACGGGgttagtggtttgatccccggtgccggctatatgtcgaattgtttctgggcaagacacttaacccctaacagcccattcccatccccagctgtgcagtgctgttccaagcccggtagaaattggggagggttacatcaggaagggcatccggcttaaaactgtgccaaatcaacatgcggacaatgatccgctgtggtaaccctgaactcacgggataagctgtaaggacaaaaaacaaacaacaaaaaaaaaaaaaaagtgttgaaatGACGTAGGGTCACcgttattcatttttaatttgcttccTATGGTTCCAGTTTGATGTCTACATGAACCGTCCTAaacttcagtttttcttttctgtaataaaatatttctcatgcTGTAGCTGAAAAGCTCCTTCAGATGGCATCACATGGAGGGGTTTTCTGGAGGAGCTGTGTATAAAGTAAACACCCACTCCTACAGAAACGGTGTGTAAATGATTCTTGTGGGAAACTTGGTTCACTGCTGCAGGAAGCagtaatataatacaataatctATAAACTATGTAATTTGAGCCACACTTTTCTTTATCAAAGTATTTGCACCTATGTATGACACTATACAGTTTTTAGTGATAAAGCAAAAAACTGCAGTGGATGTTAAATGATGCCACCACAGAGTTGTGTGTATAAGATGATTCTTGCCCTGTGAGTAGTGTGTGGCTGTTTCATACAATTTACACACAGTCATTATTTCTGGATTCAAAAGGAGCAGAGTGATGACACAAAATAGACAGTACAAACCAGCACTGATATGCATTACATCAAATACTACAACAccctaaaaaaattaaaattcccTGAAATCTAATCTCATTACTAATCCCTTTGTTCATGTGTGTCCCAGTCAGACTGAATAAAACAAGGCCTTATGCAGCAGCTGTGAATATAGACCCAACTTTGCTTTGTATTGCCCCATTTCCCAGACAGAGCCTACCAAATACATAGAAAATAGTGAAGGTCAAAGGGCATCCTCTTGATTTTAGTTTGGCTATACCATTACCATGCAAAGTTAATGACTTcaagaaataaaggtttataaAACAGACTTAACTAAAGACAGGATATATGCTATATTACTTTAGATACAGGGTTAGACAAGTACTGATTTAGAACTGGTGGATAATAAAACCACTCTGTAAGCTCTCAATGTTGCCATGCCCAAAAGTCCCACAAGACCCCTGATTTAGGGGATGCATTTTTATAGTTATGCTGTGGGGAAAGGAACTATggattaataaaaatgtcatatcAGGCTAAATGCCTGatatgacatttttacttttgcaccAACAAATTTATGCATTTAAGCGTGATGATTTCTGGTGCAGTTTTGTCCTCCCAGCTACATTCATCTGCTTTAGAGgtcattaaacaaacaaacctcaAATAGCAGTGAGAGTATTTGCTTGTGTGCACTAGCGTGACAGTTTAAAAGCCTCTGCAAACACCCCAAAGTCAATTTAATTTGGTGTATGTGCTAGCTCCTGGCAATAAACATTAATAGTGCCTCCAAAGATGACTGATCATCATTTGCTACTTTTACACAATTAAGCTAAATTTAAGTAGTTAAAATTCTCTTCTTATTAAAAACAAGTGACCAACCAAGACATTCTCACAGTTTAAAGCAGTAGTAGTCCTAAAGACTTAGGACaagtatatgttttttatgtttggttCTACTGAAGTATTAGAATTAATTTAGAGGTGTTTAAATCCATGTTGGTTGAACAATGTAGGGCGAAACGTGCTCTACACGTGTATCTACACACTGCACTGTGTTTATTCCCTATCCTGCATTCTGTCCAATCTGTGTTGATTTATAAATGAAAGTGCCCATGACTGAGCACAAGTCTTTACCTGGTTTTTGGTTCATGATTTCAAGGTTGTTGATCCCAGGATAGGACCTGTTGAACCCCTGCCTACTGTCCCACTCTGACTAGTCAGATCGGAGGACTAGATTCGACAGTCCTACTTCCTGAAA contains:
- the map7b gene encoding ensconsin isoform X8 — protein: MAEQGGSDASPPESQASLSQYKSEDGRASSANRPSSSGSGQTYTPTLTPTPIPTPTPSRTTTSISPTNNAATKTESLLFNKIDERQRLARERREEQEKQNAIKEAQWQAREERARQHYEKHLEERKRKLEEQRIKEEKRRAAVEEKRRQKQEEDKARHEAVMHRTFEKSQKTRQKPNRWSWGGALHTNTPSTPAGFVESAFLCPLDLAGLEHMQSAFSLCSRYGMTSHYTDRRSVSTMNLSKHADPVITKRLSSSSATLLHSPDRGLQMRTASSPVISKAQSKPLLHQGKTTHHKNTGLRRLPLTPWESNIVNRLQQPTHSYLARSCSAMSLSGEQMVAMPVCPRSVSCHPMGSMSFKTLQGQPIPYCRSQERSLSRETGSSSSNVPRRRTTGTTKKDPDNVRKSWSNLSLPLAPILSLPPNKRSSSPGKRNIKFTAPSPGRSPQKPAGRPPTPKLLKSPGAEDPGNIRPVRITPQSPRPPTPTRIQQEEKAQVLSPLKPRPQPLGQNKTSAEQTLTTPPAASESVSSPPGQRPSAGTTDPEEASRILTEKRRLAREQREREEEERRLQEEQSRLAKEEMARRKAEERAKREEEIQQQLEERRRKEEEERKAEEEKLQKEREEAESLQKQKEEEESRQREEAERLRKEREKHFQKEEAERLERKKRLEEIMKRTRRSDTAEKKVIPNRNGENSVTPAPSAVTVSPTQNSSSNSHQPDSSPNCSTEPLIHPDQRENGEFEEVIVLPSHSRLSPPEGEEQQQQQEERVPIIAFRENGLLKPLSGIEDISAQQGPDVA
- the map7b gene encoding ensconsin isoform X2, with protein sequence MPEKKGRGQGGGGSGCSWGKWKLKKGGSRSAIPALFTITEEEEGQRRRDVCRRTKKASLSQYKSEDGRASSANRPSSSGSGQTYTPTLTPTPIPTPTPSRTTTSISPTNNAATKTESLLFNKIDERQRLARERREEQEKQNAIKEAQWQAREERARQHYEKHLEERKRKLEEQRIKEEKRRAAVEEKRRQKQEEDKARHEAVMHRTFEKSQKTRQKPNRWSWGGALHTNTPSTPAGFVESAFLCPLDLAGLEHMQSAFSLCSRYGMTSHYTDRRSVSTMNLSKHADPVITKRLSSSSATLLHSPDRGLQMRTASSPVISKAQSKPLLHQGKTTHHKNTGLRRLPLTPWESNIVNRLQQPTHSYLARSCSAMSLSGEQMAMPVCPRSVSCHPMGSMSFKTLQGQPIPYCRSQERSLSRETGSSSSNVPRRRTTGTTKKDPDNVRKSWSNLSLPLAPILSLPPNKRSSSPGKRNIKFTAPSPGRSPQKPAGRPPTPKLLKSPGAEDPGNIRPVRITPQSPRPPTPTRIQQEEKAQVLSPLKPRPQPLGQNKTSAEQTLTTPPAASESVSSPPGQRPSAGTTDPEEASRILTEKRRLAREQREREEEERRLQEEQSRLAKEEMARRKAEERAKREEEIQQQLEERRRKEEEERKAEEEKLQKEREEAESLQKQKEEEESRQREEAERLRKEREKHFQKEEAERLERKKRLEEIMKRTRRSDTAEKKVIPNRNGENSVTPAPSAVTVSPTQNSSSNSHQPDSSPNCSTEPLIHPDQRENGEFEEVIVLPSHSRLSPPEGEEQQQQQEERVPIIAFRENGLLKPLSGIEDISAQQGPDVA